One Deltaproteobacteria bacterium CG2_30_66_27 genomic window, CCCTTGGGGCCTTCGCTTTTGAGGAACAGGGCGGACAGCGGCGGGACCGTCAGGGTCAGGGAATGGAACCGGCCCTGGGCGCCGATGGGCGCGGCCTCCACGCCGCCGATGTTCCCCTGCCCGCTTCCGCCGTACTCCGTCGCGTCGCTGTTCAGGCGCTCCCGCCAGAACCCCCCGCGGGGAACGCCGATGCGGTAATTGTGCCTTGGGACGGGGGTGAAGTTGCAGATGGCCAGAATGACGTCGTCCCTGCCGCGGGTTCTCCGGAAAAAGCTGATCACGCTCTGCTCCGCGTCCCGGGCGTCGGCCCACTCGAACCCGTACGGGTCGAAATCGAGCTCGTGCAGGGCGGGTTCGTCCCGGTAGAACCGGTTCAGTTCCTCCACCCAGCGGGAGAGGCCGGCGTGCGGGGGCTCTTCCGCGAGGCGCCAGTCCAGGCTCGTGTCGTGGTTCCATTCCCTCCACTGCCCGAACTCCCCCCCCATGAAGAGGAGTTTCTTCCCCGGCTGCGCGTACATGTACCCGAACAGGACGCGAAGGTTCGCGAACTTCCGCCAGTCGTCGCCGGGCATCTTCCCCAGCAGGGACCCTTTCCCGTGGACGACCTCGTCGTGGGAAAGGGGGAGCACGAAGTTCTCCGAGAACGCGTACACCCCGCGGAACGTGAGCTTGTCATGATGGAACTTCCGGTAGACCGGGTCCTCGGACATGTACGCCAGCGTGTCGTGCATCCACCCCATGTCCCATTTCATCCCGAAGCCGAGGCCCCCGACGTAGTTCGGCCTGGAGACCATGGGCCAGGCGGTGGACTCCTCGGCGACCGTCACGACGTCGGGAAACGCCCCGTACACCGTCTCGTTGAAGCGCCGCAGGAAAGCGATCGCGTCGATGTTCTCCCGGCCTCCATACGGATTGGGGATCCATTCCCCCTCCTTCCTGGAGTAGTCCAGGTAGAGCATCGACGACACGGCGTCGACGCGCAGGCCGTCCGCGTGGAACACGTCCAGCCAGAAGAAGGCGCTGCTGAGGAGAAAGCTCTGCACCTCCTTCCGCCCGTAGTTGAAGATCTCCGTGTCCCAGTCCGGGTGATGCCCCTGCCGGGGGTCGGCGTGCTCGTAGAGGTGCGTTCCGTCGAAGAAGGCGAGACCGTTCCCGTCCTTGGAGAAGTGGGAGGGGACCCAGTCCAGGAGGACGCCGATCCCGTGCCGGTGCAGCGTGTCCACGAGGTACATGAAGTCCTGTGGAGTTCCGTACCGGCTCGTCGGGGCGAAGTACCCCGTCCCCTGGTATCCCCAGGAGCCGTAGAAGGGGTGTTCCATCACGGGGAGGAACTCCACGTGGGTGAAATTCATCCGGGTCAGGTAGGAGGCGAGGCGGGGAGCCAGTTCCCGGTAGGTCAACGGCCGGTTCTCCTCGTCGGGAACCCGCATCCAGGATCCGAGGTGCATCTCGTAGATGGCGATCGGGCAATCCCCGGCGTTCCGCTTGCGCCGGTTGGCCATCCACTCTTCATCTTCCCATTCGTTCCACAGGTTCCACACGATGGATCCGGGCTCCGGGGGAGCTTGGAAGAAGAACGCGAACGGGTCGGATTTATCGTACCGGTACCCTCCGTATCGCGAGATCACGTGGTACTTGTAGGCGGATCCGGCGCGTGCGCCGGGGAGGAACCCTTCCCAGATTCCGGAATCGCCCCGGGCCCGCAGCGGATGCGAACGGTTGTCCCACCCGTTGAAATCCCCCGTGACGGAAACCCCCTCCGCGTTGGGCGCCCACACGGCGAAACAGGTGCCCGCGTCGGAGCCCGATTCGAGGAAATGGGACCCGAGTTTTTCGTAGAGGCGGCAATGGTTCCCTTCGTTGAACAGGTGCAGGTCCTGGTCGGTCAGCAACGTCACGTCGTATCGCAATGAGGGTCACCTCCCTTTCGTATGCGGTCGATCTCCCCCGGCGCTTCGGCGGGTCACTCCGGCGCCTCCATCAGGGAACGGATCCCCAGCAGCGGGAGCTTCACCCAGTCGGGCCGGTTGTTGAGCTCGTACCCCAGTTCATAGATCGCTTTTTCCAGAAGATACGTGTCGAGCAGGGCCGACATCTCTTCCGGGGTGCGGGGCAGGAACGACCCTTCCCTGGCGGCGGCGACGTACCCCTGGAGGAACGACGAGGAGACCCAGCCGTTCCAGTAGTCGGCCCACGGCTCGAGGGACGTGACGTCGCCCGGCCGGAATACGCTCCCGCCGACCTCCCCGGTGAGGAGAGCATACGAGGCGTAGTGGAACGAACGGAGCATCCCCGCCACGTCGCGCATCGGCGAACGCTTGATCCGTCGGTCGGACAGGGAGCGGGCCGGCTCCCCCTCGAAATCGATGAGAACGAATTCCTTTCCGGTGTAGAGCACCTGTCCGAGATGGTAGTCGCCGTGGATCCGGATCCGCATCGCCGTGATCTTCCGGGCGAGGATTCCCTGGAACCGCTTCAGGATCCTCGCTTCCATTTCAAGAACCTCCCGTCCCTGTTCGCGAAGGGCGTCCGGAAGGGTCCGGACCCGCTTTTGCAGCAGGGCGAAGGTCTGGGCGGTGAGGTTCCGCATCGACTGGTACAGGGACCGCTGGTAGAACGGCGTGAACGGCTCGGGGGCGAAGGCCGGGTCCCCCACGTTCGAGGCCATGGCGAGGTGGAACTCCGCCGTCCGCTCTCCCAGCCGGCGGGCGGCAAGGAGGTACGAGCCGACGAGTTCGCTCACCTTCGGGGGGACGCTCTCCTCGACCGTCCGGATCATGCGGCCTCCCAAGCGAGGCA contains:
- a CDS encoding 1,4-alpha-glucan branching enzyme, encoding MRYDVTLLTDQDLHLFNEGNHCRLYEKLGSHFLESGSDAGTCFAVWAPNAEGVSVTGDFNGWDNRSHPLRARGDSGIWEGFLPGARAGSAYKYHVISRYGGYRYDKSDPFAFFFQAPPEPGSIVWNLWNEWEDEEWMANRRKRNAGDCPIAIYEMHLGSWMRVPDEENRPLTYRELAPRLASYLTRMNFTHVEFLPVMEHPFYGSWGYQGTGYFAPTSRYGTPQDFMYLVDTLHRHGIGVLLDWVPSHFSKDGNGLAFFDGTHLYEHADPRQGHHPDWDTEIFNYGRKEVQSFLLSSAFFWLDVFHADGLRVDAVSSMLYLDYSRKEGEWIPNPYGGRENIDAIAFLRRFNETVYGAFPDVVTVAEESTAWPMVSRPNYVGGLGFGMKWDMGWMHDTLAYMSEDPVYRKFHHDKLTFRGVYAFSENFVLPLSHDEVVHGKGSLLGKMPGDDWRKFANLRVLFGYMYAQPGKKLLFMGGEFGQWREWNHDTSLDWRLAEEPPHAGLSRWVEELNRFYRDEPALHELDFDPYGFEWADARDAEQSVISFFRRTRGRDDVILAICNFTPVPRHNYRIGVPRGGFWRERLNSDATEYGGSGQGNIGGVEAAPIGAQGRFHSLTLTVPPLSALFLKSEGPKG